A part of Clostridia bacterium genomic DNA contains:
- a CDS encoding YlxR family protein encodes MKRRKIPYRLCVGCQEMKPKKELIRIVRTPNEGVVLDSTGKKPGRGVYLCAQKECLLKALKGNKLEKSLQQPLSEELIQRLKVGLGYEVPRES; translated from the coding sequence ATGAAGCGGCGAAAAATTCCTTATCGGCTGTGTGTCGGTTGTCAAGAAATGAAGCCCAAAAAAGAGCTAATTCGTATTGTTCGTACACCTAATGAGGGAGTTGTGCTTGATTCTACTGGGAAAAAACCGGGCCGGGGTGTTTATCTTTGTGCACAAAAGGAATGTTTGCTTAAGGCTCTTAAGGGGAATAAATTAGAAAAAAGTTTACAGCAGCCATTAAGTGAAGAATTAATTCAAAGATTAAAAGTTGGTTTAGGTTATGAAGTTCCCCGAGAAAGTTAA
- the nusA gene encoding transcription termination/antitermination protein NusA — protein MNLELIQALHDLEKEKGINFEVLIEAIEAALISAYKKNFGTQQNVRVIFDRVTGNIKVLARKIVVEEIKDPRLEISLEAARKMDPRYELEHLVEIEVTPRNFGRIAAQTAKQVVIQRIREAERDLIYEEFSNREDDIISGLVQRIENRIVFIDLGKTEAILNPQEQLTTEQYQPGMRLKTYVIEVKKTTKGSHILVSRTHPGLLKRLFELEVPEIYDGIVEIKAIAREAGSRSKLAVYSKNENVDPVGACVGHKGMRVQAIVQELKGEKIDIVKWDSDPVEFIANSLSPAKVTGVELFEDGKMARVVVADDQLSLAIGKEGQNARLAAKLTGWKIDIKSESQLTANSEEDLQQEE, from the coding sequence ATGAATTTAGAGCTAATTCAGGCCTTACATGATTTAGAAAAAGAAAAAGGTATTAATTTTGAGGTTTTAATTGAAGCCATTGAAGCTGCTTTAATTTCTGCTTATAAAAAGAATTTTGGAACACAGCAAAATGTTAGGGTAATTTTTGATCGGGTAACAGGTAATATAAAGGTTTTGGCACGAAAAATTGTCGTCGAAGAAATTAAGGATCCGCGTTTGGAAATTTCTTTAGAGGCAGCTAGAAAAATGGATCCGCGATATGAATTAGAACATTTAGTGGAAATTGAAGTTACGCCCCGTAATTTTGGTCGTATTGCTGCCCAAACAGCTAAACAAGTAGTTATTCAACGTATTCGTGAAGCAGAACGGGATTTAATTTATGAGGAATTTAGTAATCGTGAAGATGATATCATTTCCGGTCTGGTACAGCGGATTGAAAATCGAATTGTTTTTATTGATTTGGGTAAAACCGAGGCTATTTTAAATCCACAGGAACAATTAACTACAGAGCAATATCAGCCGGGTATGCGTTTGAAAACATATGTCATTGAGGTTAAAAAGACAACTAAAGGTTCACATATCCTTGTTTCTAGAACTCATCCTGGGTTATTAAAACGTCTTTTTGAATTGGAGGTTCCGGAAATTTATGATGGAATTGTTGAAATAAAAGCAATTGCCCGGGAAGCAGGTTCACGTTCCAAGCTAGCAGTTTATTCTAAAAATGAAAATGTAGATCCTGTGGGGGCCTGTGTGGGGCATAAAGGAATGCGGGTACAGGCTATTGTGCAAGAATTAAAAGGCGAAAAAATAGATATAGTGAAATGGGATTCCGATCCAGTGGAGTTTATTGCTAATTCTTTAAGTCCTGCAAAAGTAACTGGGGTTGAACTTTTTGAGGATGGGAAAATGGCTCGGGTTGTCGTAGCTGATGATCAGCTTTCTTTGGCTATTGGTAAAGAGGGTCAAAATGCACGTTTGGCAGCAAAATTAACTGGCTGGAAAATTGATATTAAAAGTGAATCTCAATTGACGGCAAATTCTGAGGAAGATTTACAGCAAGAAGAATAG
- the rimP gene encoding ribosome maturation factor RimP has translation MSKKISDLVYKLVEPLVLENNIELVDVEFVKEGANYYLRLFIDREGGVRLSDCEKISEQVSELLDEVDPIPHAYFLEVSSPGIERTLKREKDFIRYQGHLVNVSTYVPIDGKKRWQGKLGIYNQSVLKLILEDQTELNIPWEKVSQVKLEVHI, from the coding sequence TTGTCTAAAAAAATAAGTGATTTAGTTTATAAATTAGTAGAGCCTTTAGTATTAGAAAATAATATAGAATTAGTTGATGTTGAATTTGTTAAAGAAGGTGCTAATTATTATTTGCGTTTGTTTATTGATCGTGAGGGGGGAGTAAGACTTAGTGATTGTGAAAAAATTAGTGAACAAGTTTCCGAGCTTTTAGATGAAGTAGATCCAATCCCTCATGCTTATTTTTTGGAGGTTTCTTCACCTGGTATAGAACGAACCTTGAAAAGGGAAAAAGATTTTATTAGGTATCAGGGACATTTAGTTAATGTAAGCACCTATGTACCTATCGATGGAAAAAAAAGGTGGCAGGGCAAATTAGGTATATATAATCAGTCTGTTTTAAAGTTAATTTTGGAAGATCAAACAGAACTTAATATCCCTTGGGAAAAGGTTTCCCAGGTAAAACTTGAGGTACATATATAA
- a CDS encoding MgtC/SapB family protein, translated as MTQELIIIWRLFLAAFLGGLVGLERESVNKAAGLRTHTLVALGACLIMLTSVEIFKINGPGTDSSRIAAQVVSGIGFLGAGTIMRSSFGIKGLTTAASLWIVAAIGLAVGLGSYLAAITATGIVFIVLLLMPQFESRVKSSPRKYKTVEIIMADQPGQLGLVSTTLGKNNINIRKVNIEEVEGESIIRVVFSIILPYYLKEEEVSESLRTIRGIEQVRFIEKE; from the coding sequence GTGACACAAGAATTAATAATTATTTGGCGTCTTTTTTTAGCTGCCTTTTTAGGAGGATTAGTTGGTTTAGAGCGGGAAAGTGTAAATAAGGCTGCTGGCTTAAGAACCCATACATTGGTTGCCTTGGGAGCCTGTTTAATTATGTTAACTTCAGTTGAAATTTTTAAAATAAATGGACCAGGAACAGACTCTTCGCGTATAGCTGCTCAAGTTGTTAGTGGTATTGGTTTTTTAGGTGCGGGAACAATTATGAGATCTAGTTTTGGAATCAAAGGTTTAACTACAGCAGCTTCTTTATGGATTGTGGCGGCCATCGGTTTAGCAGTAGGATTGGGTAGTTATTTGGCTGCTATTACCGCTACAGGCATAGTTTTTATTGTTTTATTGTTAATGCCTCAATTTGAATCAAGGGTTAAAAGTTCACCGCGGAAATATAAAACTGTTGAAATTATTATGGCTGATCAACCTGGACAATTAGGTTTGGTTTCCACGACTTTGGGTAAAAATAATATTAATATTCGTAAAGTAAATATTGAAGAGGTGGAAGGTGAAAGCATTATCCGGGTAGTTTTTAGCATTATTTTACCCTATTATTTAAAAGAAGAGGAAGTATCTGAATCCTTACGAACTATAAGGGGAATTGAGCAGGTTAGATTTATTGAAAAAGAGTAA
- a CDS encoding glycosyltransferase family 2 protein: MCVSAIIPAYNEAKYIGDVLKVLRDVEEITQIIVVSDGSTDHTVGEALKWGVQVIALRKNIGKGGALTIGLQYANEEIVLFLDADLLGLTVNHIQCLIKPIITKEAEMAIGVFENGRLVTDAAQALYPYLSGQRCIRKSCLAQIKDLAFSGFGAEAVLTHYAQRENMETVYVQLPKMSHVMKEEKLGLVKGFASRMKMYWEIAKNARLGG; the protein is encoded by the coding sequence ATGTGTGTTTCAGCTATTATCCCGGCCTATAACGAAGCAAAATATATTGGTGATGTTTTAAAGGTATTGCGGGATGTAGAGGAAATCACCCAAATTATTGTAGTTAGTGATGGTTCTACTGATCATACGGTTGGTGAGGCCTTAAAATGGGGTGTGCAAGTAATTGCTTTGCGAAAGAATATTGGCAAAGGTGGTGCCCTAACTATTGGTCTTCAATATGCTAATGAAGAAATAGTTTTATTTTTGGATGCGGATTTATTAGGCTTGACTGTAAACCATATTCAGTGTTTAATTAAGCCAATCATTACTAAAGAAGCTGAAATGGCAATAGGTGTTTTTGAGAATGGACGTTTAGTTACTGATGCTGCACAAGCCCTTTACCCTTATTTATCAGGTCAGCGTTGTATTAGAAAAAGTTGTTTGGCACAAATAAAAGATTTAGCTTTTTCCGGTTTTGGTGCAGAGGCTGTTTTAACCCATTATGCTCAGCGGGAGAATATGGAAACTGTTTATGTGCAATTACCGAAAATGTCACATGTGATGAAAGAGGAGAAACTTGGTTTGGTCAAGGGATTTGCGTCGCGTATGAAAATGTATTGGGAAATTGCTAAAAATGCACGTTTGGGGGGATAG
- a CDS encoding proline--tRNA ligase gives MYVSQLYAPTLREVPAEAEIKSHQLLVRAGFIRKSSAGVYSYLPLAWRVLNKISAIVRQEMNKVGGQEILMPILQPAEIWLESGRWSVYGKELFRLQDRQQRDFCLGPTHEELVTDLVRADVYSYRQLPLYLYQIQNKYRDELRPRFGLMRGREFIMKDLYSFDRDEAGLEKSYQKLYQAYKKVFQACGLDFRIVEADSGAIGGNVTHEFMVLATSGEAEIVYCSVCDYAANVEIAPCKPTQNLPEEKKAKQKVATPTQTTVEQVTAFLKVAPQKLIKALFYQADDKIIAVLVRGDRTLNEIKLKKMCSANNLTLASAEKIYEITACQPGFVGPVGLKNIEIYADEEIKTLTNAVCGANQAGYHLINVQPGRDFSVSAYADLRMCEAAEPCPKCQSPLKTARGIEVGQVFKLGTKYSESLGAKYNDEFGKERLMVMGCYGIGISRTMAAVVEQNNDSEGIIWPLSIAPYQVVIIPVSPTDELLWENAQEIYQQLLENGVEVVLDDRDERAGVKFKDADLIGYPLRLTLGRRFKTHEEIELKLRSEKEATFVPRKEILKVVQDLIN, from the coding sequence ATGTATGTTAGCCAATTATATGCACCGACACTGCGTGAAGTACCGGCTGAGGCCGAAATAAAAAGTCATCAATTATTAGTAAGAGCCGGATTTATTCGTAAATCATCTGCTGGGGTTTATTCTTATTTACCTTTGGCTTGGCGGGTTTTAAATAAAATTTCGGCTATTGTGCGTCAGGAAATGAATAAAGTTGGTGGTCAGGAAATTCTAATGCCAATTTTACAACCTGCTGAAATTTGGTTGGAATCTGGTAGGTGGTCGGTTTATGGTAAAGAATTATTTCGTTTACAGGATCGGCAGCAGCGTGATTTTTGTTTAGGACCCACTCATGAAGAATTAGTAACAGATTTAGTACGGGCTGATGTTTATTCTTATCGTCAATTGCCTTTATATTTGTATCAAATACAAAATAAATATCGGGATGAGTTGCGGCCGCGTTTTGGTTTAATGCGGGGACGCGAATTTATTATGAAAGATCTTTATTCTTTTGATCGGGATGAAGCTGGTTTAGAAAAAAGTTATCAGAAATTATATCAGGCTTATAAAAAAGTTTTTCAAGCTTGTGGTTTGGATTTTCGTATCGTAGAAGCTGATTCTGGGGCGATTGGGGGTAATGTCACTCATGAATTTATGGTTTTGGCTACTAGTGGTGAAGCGGAAATAGTTTACTGTTCAGTTTGTGATTATGCGGCTAATGTGGAAATAGCACCTTGTAAACCTACCCAAAATCTTCCCGAAGAAAAAAAGGCTAAACAGAAAGTCGCTACACCTACACAAACAACTGTTGAGCAGGTCACCGCTTTTTTAAAGGTGGCACCGCAAAAACTAATTAAAGCTTTATTTTATCAGGCAGATGACAAGATTATTGCGGTTTTAGTAAGAGGTGATCGTACTCTTAATGAAATTAAGTTGAAAAAAATGTGTTCAGCTAATAATTTAACATTGGCTTCCGCCGAGAAAATTTATGAAATAACGGCTTGTCAGCCCGGTTTTGTAGGACCAGTTGGTTTGAAAAATATAGAGATTTATGCTGATGAGGAAATTAAGACGCTGACTAATGCAGTATGTGGTGCCAATCAAGCAGGTTATCATTTAATTAATGTTCAACCTGGTAGGGATTTTTCCGTAAGTGCTTATGCCGATTTGCGTATGTGTGAAGCAGCTGAGCCCTGTCCAAAGTGTCAGTCTCCTTTGAAAACAGCCCGTGGTATAGAAGTTGGCCAAGTTTTCAAATTGGGAACTAAATATAGTGAGTCTTTAGGTGCTAAATATAATGATGAGTTTGGTAAAGAAAGACTAATGGTTATGGGCTGTTATGGTATTGGTATTAGTCGAACCATGGCTGCGGTGGTGGAACAAAATAATGATTCTGAAGGGATTATTTGGCCTTTATCCATAGCCCCTTATCAGGTAGTTATTATTCCGGTATCACCAACTGATGAATTACTTTGGGAAAATGCACAGGAAATTTATCAACAATTACTAGAAAATGGTGTTGAGGTAGTGCTTGATGATCGTGATGAACGGGCTGGTGTAAAATTTAAAGATGCGGATTTAATTGGTTATCCACTACGTCTAACTCTAGGTAGAAGATTTAAAACACACGAAGAAATTGAATTAAAATTGCGCAGCGAAAAGGAAGCAACATTTGTACCTCGTAAGGAGATACTAAAGGTAGTGCAAGATTTAATAAATTAA
- the ispG gene encoding flavodoxin-dependent (E)-4-hydroxy-3-methylbut-2-enyl-diphosphate synthase — protein sequence MVFKRRQTKNFFIGSVGIGHLHPISIQSMTNTPTKDVAATVAQIKALSVAGCELIRVAVPDQTGAEALPAIIKQSPLPVIADIHFDYRLALLALENGVKGLRLNPGNIGAAWKVKEIVKSAQQKEVPIRIGVNSGSLEKEFLKKYGQPTPEAMVESAIRQIELFEQLNFASVKISLKSSQVPLMLAAYRQIAKLVPYPLHLGVTEAGLEQTGTIKSAIGIGTLLAEGIGDTLRVSLATDPLAEIRVAREILRTLGFRREGVEIIACPTCARCEINLFSLAKEIEERLANIKKPLRIAVMGCVVNGPGEAREADLGIAGGKGEGVLFVGGKIKKKVPEAQLVKELCAEVEKILKEDEGDVC from the coding sequence ATGGTTTTCAAACGCCGGCAAACTAAAAATTTTTTTATTGGTTCAGTAGGTATAGGTCATTTACACCCAATTTCAATTCAATCAATGACTAATACACCTACAAAGGATGTTGCGGCTACTGTGGCTCAAATTAAAGCCTTGTCAGTAGCCGGTTGTGAACTTATACGTGTGGCTGTGCCGGATCAAACTGGGGCCGAAGCCCTGCCTGCAATTATAAAGCAGTCTCCCTTACCGGTGATTGCCGATATACATTTTGATTATCGTTTAGCTTTATTGGCTTTGGAGAATGGTGTCAAGGGATTACGGCTAAATCCGGGTAATATTGGTGCTGCTTGGAAAGTAAAAGAAATAGTCAAAAGTGCACAGCAAAAAGAAGTGCCTATTAGGATTGGGGTGAATAGTGGTTCCTTGGAAAAAGAGTTTTTGAAAAAATATGGTCAGCCAACTCCGGAGGCTATGGTTGAGAGTGCTATTCGGCAAATTGAACTTTTTGAACAACTCAATTTTGCTTCTGTAAAAATTTCTTTAAAGTCTTCACAGGTACCTTTAATGCTTGCAGCTTATCGCCAGATAGCCAAATTAGTGCCCTATCCGCTGCATTTGGGTGTTACTGAAGCAGGTTTGGAGCAAACGGGAACCATAAAATCTGCCATCGGAATTGGTACCTTATTAGCTGAGGGAATTGGTGATACCCTGCGAGTTTCTTTAGCCACTGATCCACTTGCGGAAATTAGGGTCGCCCGTGAAATTTTGCGTACTTTGGGTTTTCGCCGTGAAGGTGTTGAAATTATTGCCTGTCCAACATGTGCCCGCTGTGAAATAAATTTATTTTCTTTAGCTAAAGAAATAGAAGAGCGTTTAGCAAATATAAAAAAACCTCTGCGTATAGCTGTTATGGGGTGTGTTGTCAATGGACCTGGTGAAGCACGTGAAGCTGATTTAGGTATAGCCGGAGGTAAAGGGGAGGGAGTCCTTTTTGTGGGGGGTAAAATAAAAAAGAAAGTGCCGGAAGCACAATTAGTGAAAGAATTATGTGCAGAAGTAGAAAAAATACTCAAGGAGGATGAGGGGGATGTATGTTAG